From Alienimonas californiensis, a single genomic window includes:
- the ruvB gene encoding Holliday junction branch migration DNA helicase RuvB, whose product MARQPTYRGDDAEPQDAPPPRPARGTSRGEPDDTPAPGTPDAEFENSLRPRRLSEVVGQRKVVERLGITLDAARRRGEPLGHLLLDGPPGLGKTTLATVVPRELDPDGGPGNIQFTSGPALRAPHDLVAYLTCATRGSVLFIDEIHRLPPAVEEYLYPAMEDFRVDIVMGEGTGARTVSLNIEPFTVIGATTRSGMLTAPLRDRFVNHERVEYYEVSDLAEIVRRNAAKLGLTVEGDAAEQLARRSRGTPRKANNLLRWCRDFTQVHSERGVLTPTLAARALEMREVDALGLEDQDRRYLRTIIEAFAGGPVGLSTLSHALSVPTDTLEDEVEPYLLRCGLMQRTSRGRVATVRAWEHLGLDRAADGGSLF is encoded by the coding sequence ATGGCCCGCCAACCCACCTATCGCGGCGACGACGCCGAGCCGCAGGACGCTCCCCCGCCCCGCCCCGCCCGGGGAACGTCCCGCGGCGAACCGGACGACACCCCGGCGCCCGGCACCCCGGACGCGGAGTTCGAAAACAGCCTCCGCCCCCGCCGGCTCTCCGAAGTCGTCGGGCAGCGGAAGGTGGTGGAGCGACTGGGCATCACCCTGGACGCCGCCCGCCGCCGGGGCGAGCCGCTGGGACACCTGTTGCTTGACGGTCCGCCGGGGCTGGGGAAGACGACGCTCGCCACGGTCGTGCCGCGGGAACTCGACCCCGACGGCGGCCCCGGGAACATCCAGTTCACCAGCGGCCCGGCCCTGCGGGCGCCGCACGATCTGGTGGCGTACCTCACCTGCGCCACGCGGGGCTCGGTGTTGTTCATCGACGAAATCCACCGGCTGCCGCCGGCCGTCGAGGAGTACCTCTACCCGGCGATGGAGGACTTCCGCGTCGACATCGTGATGGGCGAGGGCACCGGCGCCCGCACTGTCAGCCTGAATATCGAACCGTTCACCGTCATCGGCGCCACGACGCGCAGCGGCATGCTGACGGCCCCGCTGCGGGACCGCTTCGTGAATCACGAGCGGGTCGAATATTACGAGGTGTCCGATCTGGCCGAGATCGTGCGCCGGAACGCCGCGAAGCTCGGCCTGACGGTCGAGGGCGACGCCGCGGAGCAACTCGCCCGCCGCTCCCGCGGCACGCCGCGGAAGGCGAACAACCTGCTGCGGTGGTGCCGGGACTTCACCCAGGTGCATTCGGAGCGCGGCGTGCTCACGCCGACGCTGGCCGCCCGGGCGCTGGAGATGCGGGAAGTGGACGCCCTCGGCTTGGAGGATCAGGACCGCCGCTACCTGCGGACGATCATTGAGGCCTTCGCCGGCGGGCCGGTGGGGCTCTCCACGCTGTCGCACGCCCTCAGCGTGCCGACGGACACGCTGGAGGACGAAGTCGAGCCGTACCTGCTCCGCTGCGGTCTGATGCAGCGCACCAGCCGCGGCCGCGTCGCCACCGTGCGGGCTTGGGAGCACCTCGGGTTAGACCGGGCCGCGGACGGCGGATCGCTGTTCTGA
- the tpx gene encoding thiol peroxidase: MSASVTFKGDPVALAGPELKAGDKAPDFALQAIDLSEVTLASDAGSARIVAVVPSLDTSVCSKETKRFNDAAKSDASLNVYAVSCDLPFAQKRWCAAEGVENVKALSDHRTAAFGEAYGVKITGGPLDRVLCRAVFVIGPDDTLKHVEYCSEIAEEPNYDAAFAAAKG; this comes from the coding sequence ATGTCCGCCTCCGTCACCTTCAAAGGCGATCCCGTCGCCCTCGCCGGCCCCGAATTGAAAGCCGGCGACAAGGCCCCCGACTTCGCCCTGCAGGCGATCGACCTGTCCGAGGTCACGCTGGCCTCCGACGCCGGCTCCGCCCGCATCGTCGCGGTCGTGCCGAGTCTCGACACCAGCGTGTGCAGCAAGGAAACGAAGCGGTTCAACGACGCCGCGAAGAGCGATGCGAGCCTGAACGTCTACGCCGTCAGCTGCGATCTGCCCTTCGCCCAGAAGCGCTGGTGCGCCGCCGAGGGCGTGGAGAACGTCAAGGCCCTGTCCGACCACCGCACCGCCGCCTTCGGCGAGGCCTACGGGGTGAAGATCACCGGCGGCCCGCTGGACCGCGTGCTCTGCCGGGCTGTGTTCGTGATCGGCCCGGACGACACGCTCAAGCACGTCGAATACTGCTCCGAAATCGCCGAGGAGCCGAACTACGACGCCGCCTTCGCCGCCGCGAAAGGCTAA
- a CDS encoding PDZ domain-containing protein → MFAPLLIVALAAPLAPQEGAAPADPPTPGPLRTRGVAEPPGERSDRGTLDGMPDAPGEPARQRDDRPADRPGERDRGDRRGRDGGGRIEPQLVPPDDRDSVFGVYAYNTSEGVTVTGVIPNSPAARTGLERGDRILTVDGFQVGYVRGRLYPLGQEIRRRAGRGGEVTLLVQNVRNRQLLNVDVRIGHGRPGIPRPVDPRPFPFRGTFDDMIDEAEADDPVRDLPRSRDQDE, encoded by the coding sequence ATGTTCGCCCCGCTGTTGATCGTCGCCCTGGCCGCCCCGCTCGCCCCCCAGGAGGGGGCGGCGCCCGCCGACCCGCCGACGCCCGGACCGCTCCGCACCCGGGGGGTTGCCGAACCGCCGGGCGAACGCTCCGACCGCGGCACGCTGGACGGCATGCCCGACGCCCCCGGCGAGCCCGCCCGGCAACGCGACGATCGCCCCGCGGATCGTCCCGGGGAGCGCGACCGGGGCGACCGGCGGGGCCGCGACGGCGGGGGCCGCATCGAACCGCAACTGGTTCCGCCGGACGACCGCGACTCCGTGTTCGGCGTGTACGCCTACAACACCAGCGAGGGCGTGACGGTGACCGGCGTGATCCCGAACAGCCCGGCCGCCCGGACGGGGCTGGAACGCGGCGACCGCATCCTCACCGTGGACGGGTTTCAGGTCGGATACGTCCGCGGCCGGCTGTACCCGCTCGGGCAGGAGATCCGCCGCCGGGCCGGCCGGGGCGGAGAGGTCACGCTGCTCGTTCAGAACGTGCGGAACCGGCAACTGCTGAACGTCGACGTCCGTATCGGCCACGGACGCCCGGGCATCCCCCGCCCGGTCGACCCGCGGCCGTTCCCGTTCCGAGGGACGTTCGACGACATGATCGACGAGGCTGAGGCCGACGATCCGGTCCGCGACCTGCCGCGGAGCCGCGATCAGGACGAGTGA
- a CDS encoding beta-ketoacyl-[acyl-carrier-protein] synthase family protein: MSASNPASHGSRRRVVITGIGVVSPLGIGVQSFLEALKAKRSGVDVITDVMDASAAPGNVGGEIPGFDDGVTKEAMPKKQRKFIKVMCREIELGVVSALHAVEHSGLDLDAIDRSRMGVDFGANLMFSPPHVLAEPAVVCCDPRPTEAHESGLVPRFDLDRWGSQGMKMLEPLWLLNYLPNMPACHIGIALDARGPSNSLTMGGASGNLALSEAARIIERGRADVMVAGTTGTHLHPVRTLNVELFGDLADGDGPPGSWCKPWDAHRSGQVVGEAACTVILEEREHAEARGATIYGELLGFGSGCVSTLNATGQLAKAYAVAGRAALRDADLSPADLGHVNGHGVGTRDADAEECRGLSDLLAGAPVPITGLKGFTGNAGSGSGVQELVASLLMLREGLIPVCLNHDSADGDCGELQFVAGDHRPDGGNKVFLNLNGTRGGQASAAIVRAE, translated from the coding sequence ATGAGCGCCTCGAATCCAGCCAGCCACGGCTCCCGCCGCCGCGTCGTCATTACCGGGATCGGGGTCGTCAGCCCGCTGGGCATCGGCGTGCAGTCGTTTCTAGAGGCCCTGAAGGCCAAGCGCAGCGGCGTGGACGTCATCACCGATGTGATGGACGCCTCCGCGGCGCCCGGGAACGTCGGCGGGGAGATCCCCGGCTTCGACGACGGCGTCACCAAGGAGGCGATGCCCAAGAAGCAGCGGAAATTCATCAAGGTGATGTGCCGGGAGATCGAACTCGGCGTCGTCTCCGCCCTGCACGCCGTGGAGCATAGCGGCCTAGACCTGGACGCCATCGACCGCAGTCGGATGGGCGTGGACTTCGGGGCGAACCTGATGTTCAGCCCCCCCCACGTGCTGGCGGAGCCCGCCGTCGTCTGCTGCGATCCGAGGCCCACCGAGGCGCACGAGTCCGGCCTGGTCCCGCGGTTCGATCTCGACCGCTGGGGGTCGCAGGGCATGAAGATGCTGGAGCCGCTCTGGCTGCTCAACTATCTGCCGAACATGCCGGCCTGCCACATCGGCATCGCCCTGGACGCCCGCGGCCCCAGCAACTCCCTGACGATGGGCGGGGCGAGCGGCAACCTGGCGTTGTCCGAGGCCGCTCGGATCATCGAACGCGGCCGGGCCGACGTGATGGTCGCGGGCACCACCGGCACCCATCTGCACCCGGTCCGCACGCTGAACGTCGAGCTCTTCGGCGATCTTGCCGACGGCGACGGTCCGCCGGGCTCGTGGTGCAAACCGTGGGACGCCCACCGCTCCGGCCAGGTCGTCGGCGAGGCGGCCTGCACCGTGATTCTTGAAGAACGCGAACACGCCGAGGCCCGCGGGGCGACGATCTACGGCGAATTGCTCGGCTTCGGCTCCGGCTGCGTCTCCACGCTGAACGCCACCGGTCAGCTCGCGAAAGCGTACGCCGTCGCCGGTCGGGCGGCGCTGCGGGACGCGGACCTGTCCCCGGCCGATCTCGGTCACGTCAACGGGCACGGCGTCGGCACCCGCGACGCAGACGCCGAGGAGTGCCGCGGCCTCTCGGATCTGCTGGCGGGGGCGCCCGTGCCGATCACCGGGCTGAAGGGCTTTACCGGCAACGCGGGCTCCGGCAGCGGCGTGCAGGAACTGGTCGCCAGCCTGCTGATGCTCCGCGAGGGCCTGATCCCCGTCTGCCTGAACCACGACTCCGCCGACGGCGACTGCGGCGAGTTGCAGTTCGTCGCCGGCGATCACCGGCCGGACGGCGGCAACAAGGTGTTCCTGAACCTCAACGGCACCCGCGGCGGCCAGGCCAGCGCCGCGATCGTCCGGGCGGAGTAA
- the fabF gene encoding beta-ketoacyl-ACP synthase II translates to MTRSTELRRVAVTGGSVISTLGHSRQEFWERCAAGKSGVSRIGRFVPDEFKVHFAGEVKDFDAAAMVDVPEKELRRMDRFVQFAVVAADRALKEAGLERDSGDATRRGVLVGSGIGGLHEIEEQHRTLFERGPRRVSPFMIPKLMVNAASGNISYLYNLKGPNSAVATACASATNAIGDAFRLIQHGQADVMVTGGSEAAITPMGVSGFARMNALSNRNDAPSLASRPFDKDRDGFVLGEGAGIMILEDWEHALKRGATILAEVLGYGMSSDAYHMTAPDPEGRGAGRAMTFAIADAGLNVEDIQYVNAHGTSTPLGDKAETAAIKTVFGHHAKKLAVSSTKSQIGHLLGASGGVETIACLMALTEQAAPPTINLDEPGEGCDLDYVPHEARPMPIKAVLNNSFGFGGHNACLVLGKA, encoded by the coding sequence GTGACCCGTTCGACCGAACTACGCCGCGTCGCCGTCACCGGCGGGTCGGTCATCTCCACCCTCGGGCACTCCCGCCAGGAGTTCTGGGAGCGCTGCGCCGCCGGCAAGAGCGGCGTGTCGCGGATCGGTCGCTTCGTGCCGGACGAATTCAAAGTCCATTTCGCCGGTGAGGTGAAGGACTTTGACGCCGCTGCGATGGTCGACGTGCCGGAGAAAGAGCTGCGGCGGATGGACCGCTTCGTCCAGTTCGCCGTCGTCGCCGCCGACCGGGCTTTGAAGGAAGCCGGACTGGAGCGGGACTCCGGCGACGCCACCCGCCGCGGCGTGCTCGTCGGCAGCGGGATCGGCGGCCTGCACGAGATCGAGGAGCAGCACCGCACGCTGTTCGAACGCGGCCCCCGCCGGGTCAGCCCGTTCATGATTCCTAAGCTGATGGTCAACGCCGCCAGCGGGAACATCTCCTACCTGTACAACCTCAAGGGGCCGAACAGTGCCGTCGCCACGGCCTGCGCCAGCGCCACCAACGCCATCGGCGACGCCTTCCGGCTGATCCAGCACGGGCAGGCGGACGTGATGGTCACTGGCGGCAGCGAGGCGGCCATCACCCCGATGGGCGTCTCCGGCTTCGCCCGGATGAACGCCCTCTCCAACCGCAACGACGCCCCCTCGCTGGCCTCCCGGCCCTTCGATAAGGACCGCGACGGCTTCGTCCTCGGCGAGGGCGCCGGCATCATGATCCTGGAAGACTGGGAGCACGCCCTCAAACGCGGGGCGACCATCCTGGCGGAGGTGCTCGGCTACGGCATGAGCAGCGACGCCTACCACATGACCGCCCCCGACCCCGAGGGTCGCGGCGCCGGCCGGGCGATGACCTTCGCCATCGCCGACGCCGGGCTGAACGTCGAGGACATTCAGTACGTCAACGCCCACGGCACCAGCACCCCGCTGGGCGACAAGGCGGAGACCGCGGCGATCAAGACGGTGTTCGGCCATCACGCCAAAAAGCTGGCCGTCAGCAGCACCAAATCGCAGATCGGCCACCTGCTGGGCGCCAGCGGCGGGGTCGAAACGATCGCCTGCCTGATGGCCCTCACCGAGCAGGCCGCCCCGCCGACGATCAACCTCGACGAGCCCGGCGAAGGCTGCGACCTCGACTACGTCCCCCACGAGGCCCGGCCGATGCCGATCAAGGCCGTGCTGAACAACTCCTTCGGCTTCGGCGGCCACAACGCCTGCCTGGTGTTGGGCAAGGCGTGA
- the acpP gene encoding acyl carrier protein, producing the protein MAAEATEEKVIQIVSDQLGVPVEEVSRESKFVDDLKADSLDLVELGMEFEDTFDITIPDEDYEKIQTVGDAVDYIEQRQSEG; encoded by the coding sequence GTGGCTGCCGAAGCGACCGAAGAAAAAGTCATCCAGATCGTCTCCGACCAGCTCGGCGTGCCGGTCGAAGAGGTTTCTCGCGAGAGCAAATTCGTCGACGACCTGAAGGCCGACAGCCTGGACCTGGTCGAGTTGGGGATGGAGTTCGAAGATACCTTCGATATCACCATCCCGGACGAGGACTACGAGAAAATCCAGACCGTCGGCGACGCCGTCGACTACATCGAACAGCGCCAGTCCGAGGGTTGA
- the fabD gene encoding ACP S-malonyltransferase, with protein sequence MMTTALLFPGQGAQTVGMGAALRADYPAARDLYDRAAEVLGYDLAALCENGPAEKLNATDVSQPALYVSGYAALEKLKAEHPEALADVSHVAGLSLGEYTALAFAEAFDFEDGLRVVQARGRAMQAAAEATSSGMVSALLLDRDAVQGVRDAAAGDEVLELANFLCPGNTVLSGESAAIARAIEEIEKAGGRPIPLAVAGAFHTSLMKPADERLAAALDAVEIRPPKVPVVSNVDAAPHTDPAEIRDLLVRQVLAPVRWEDSIRAMMAAGVDRFFEVGTGRVLTGLLKRIDRKTPCTAVGD encoded by the coding sequence CTGATGACGACTGCGCTGCTCTTTCCGGGGCAGGGAGCCCAGACCGTCGGGATGGGCGCCGCCCTCCGGGCGGACTACCCCGCCGCCCGCGATCTCTACGACCGCGCCGCCGAGGTTCTCGGTTACGACCTCGCCGCGCTCTGTGAAAACGGCCCGGCAGAGAAGTTAAACGCGACGGACGTTTCGCAGCCGGCCCTGTACGTCTCCGGCTACGCCGCCCTGGAAAAGCTGAAGGCCGAACACCCCGAGGCATTGGCGGACGTGTCGCACGTCGCCGGGTTGAGCCTCGGGGAATACACCGCCCTGGCGTTCGCCGAGGCGTTCGACTTTGAAGACGGCCTGCGGGTCGTGCAGGCCCGCGGCCGGGCGATGCAGGCCGCGGCGGAGGCGACGTCCTCCGGCATGGTCTCCGCCCTGCTGCTGGACCGCGATGCGGTGCAGGGGGTGCGGGACGCGGCCGCCGGCGACGAGGTGCTGGAACTGGCGAACTTTCTCTGCCCCGGCAACACGGTGCTCTCCGGCGAATCGGCGGCGATCGCCCGGGCGATCGAGGAAATCGAGAAGGCCGGGGGCCGGCCGATCCCGCTCGCGGTCGCGGGGGCGTTCCACACGTCGCTGATGAAGCCCGCCGACGAACGACTCGCCGCGGCCCTGGACGCGGTGGAGATTCGCCCGCCGAAGGTTCCGGTGGTGTCGAACGTCGACGCCGCCCCGCACACCGATCCGGCGGAGATCCGCGATTTGCTCGTCCGCCAGGTGCTCGCTCCGGTTCGTTGGGAAGATTCGATCCGGGCGATGATGGCGGCCGGCGTGGATCGCTTTTTTGAGGTCGGCACCGGCCGCGTGCTGACGGGCCTGCTCAAGCGGATTGATCGCAAGACGCCCTGCACGGCCGTCGGCGACTGA
- the plsX gene encoding phosphate acyltransferase PlsX, with amino-acid sequence MTDSPSAAGPALHDPAFAPGSTPGGVTRVALDAMGGDDAPGPNLDGARLALAEDPDLHVVLVGDESVVRPAVEGGDDFGGRLTFEVSHGVVGMEEKPTAALRAKPRCSITVCWTLMAERRVDAVVSAGNTGAVVAAGLRTRLFLKGVKRPGIAVTLPTLRGRSILLDVGANPLAKPEHLLQYGVMGAVLAREVLGIPKPRIGLMNIGSEDGKGNELYRQTHDLLRSSRATAGDYVGNVEGRGLYRGEADVLVCEGFVGNVTLKVSEGIAEFLMTAAAGQVLGDLKQNAGALGEAAPAAMATAKASFESLGNRFRYSKVGGAPLLGIDGTCIISHGSSDATAIQNALAAVELFRHAHLNERMAEALAALQTVPAAPPAS; translated from the coding sequence GTGACCGATTCTCCCTCAGCCGCCGGCCCGGCTTTGCATGATCCTGCTTTCGCCCCGGGCTCGACGCCCGGGGGCGTCACCCGCGTCGCGTTGGACGCCATGGGCGGCGACGACGCGCCTGGTCCCAACCTCGACGGCGCCCGCCTTGCGCTGGCCGAGGATCCGGATCTGCACGTCGTGCTGGTCGGCGACGAGAGCGTCGTCCGGCCTGCGGTGGAGGGCGGCGACGACTTCGGCGGGCGATTGACCTTTGAGGTCTCGCACGGCGTCGTCGGGATGGAGGAGAAGCCGACCGCCGCCTTGCGGGCCAAGCCTCGCTGTTCGATCACCGTCTGCTGGACGCTCATGGCGGAGCGGCGCGTCGACGCCGTCGTCTCCGCCGGCAATACCGGCGCCGTCGTTGCCGCCGGGTTGCGGACGCGGCTGTTTCTTAAGGGCGTGAAGCGCCCCGGGATCGCGGTCACGTTGCCGACCCTCCGCGGGCGGTCGATTCTCCTGGACGTCGGCGCCAACCCGCTCGCCAAGCCGGAGCACCTGTTGCAATACGGCGTGATGGGCGCCGTGCTGGCCCGTGAGGTGCTGGGCATCCCGAAGCCGCGGATCGGGCTGATGAACATCGGCTCCGAGGACGGCAAGGGGAACGAACTCTACCGGCAGACGCACGACCTGTTGCGGTCCAGTCGGGCGACCGCCGGCGACTACGTCGGCAACGTGGAGGGGCGGGGGCTCTACCGCGGCGAAGCGGACGTGCTGGTCTGCGAAGGCTTCGTCGGGAACGTCACGCTGAAGGTTTCCGAGGGCATCGCCGAGTTCCTGATGACCGCCGCCGCCGGGCAGGTGCTGGGCGACCTCAAGCAAAACGCCGGCGCCCTGGGCGAGGCCGCCCCCGCGGCGATGGCCACGGCGAAGGCCAGTTTCGAGTCGCTCGGCAATCGCTTCCGCTACAGCAAGGTGGGCGGGGCGCCGCTGCTGGGGATCGACGGCACCTGCATCATCTCGCACGGCTCCAGCGACGCGACCGCGATCCAAAACGCATTAGCGGCCGTCGAACTGTTCCGGCACGCCCATCTCAACGAGCGCATGGCCGAGGCCTTGGCCGCGCTGCAAACCGTCCCCGCCGCCCCGCCCGCTTCCTGA
- the rpmF gene encoding 50S ribosomal protein L32 encodes MAVPKRRTSKARKRKRRSHMSRTAPPVAPCSQCGTARPTHVVCPNCGFYMGRTLVEADDE; translated from the coding sequence ATGGCCGTTCCTAAAAGGCGTACCTCGAAGGCCCGCAAGCGGAAGCGGCGGAGCCACATGAGCCGCACCGCCCCTCCCGTTGCCCCCTGTAGCCAGTGCGGCACGGCGCGCCCGACGCACGTCGTCTGCCCGAACTGCGGGTTCTACATGGGTCGCACCCTGGTCGAGGCGGACGACGAGTAA
- a CDS encoding CPXCG motif-containing cysteine-rich protein, whose translation MTPDPFDLAARFAAPPASARPGRGEEEEGESPAADEAAYICDACGEEIVVPVDPAAGAKQEYVEDCPVCCRPNLLRISVGPDGSVRCTARPE comes from the coding sequence ATGACGCCCGATCCGTTTGATCTCGCCGCTCGATTCGCCGCGCCGCCGGCGTCAGCCCGGCCGGGGCGGGGGGAAGAAGAGGAGGGCGAGTCGCCGGCCGCGGACGAAGCCGCCTACATCTGCGACGCCTGCGGGGAGGAGATCGTCGTGCCCGTCGATCCGGCCGCCGGGGCGAAGCAGGAGTACGTCGAAGATTGCCCGGTCTGTTGCCGCCCGAATCTGTTGAGGATCTCCGTGGGACCGGACGGGTCGGTGCGGTGCACGGCGCGGCCGGAGTAG
- a CDS encoding MBL fold metallo-hydrolase, translated as MNVEFLGTGGYHPDAHRHTTCVLLPDRGLCIDAGSAFFRAPERLAAHGVTELDLVLTHAHLDHVMGLTFPLAHIERGTLTAVRIHGRREKLDAVREHLFACDLFPVLPPIYSWHPLPEKAAGTLPVADGLLHFREQVHPGGSLGLRFETGGKRFVFCTDTAPAPETAAFAADADLFVHECNFPDGWEDLATRTGHSTLSPVLDLARHARAQRTLLVHVSPDAADPADPVGLGEAHDPPPGAAVAVDGLRVTL; from the coding sequence GTGAACGTCGAGTTCCTCGGCACCGGCGGGTATCACCCCGACGCGCACCGGCACACCACCTGCGTGCTGCTGCCGGACCGGGGGCTCTGTATCGACGCCGGCTCCGCCTTCTTTCGGGCGCCGGAGCGGCTGGCGGCTCACGGGGTCACCGAGCTGGACCTCGTGCTGACGCACGCCCACCTCGATCACGTGATGGGGCTGACGTTCCCACTAGCCCATATCGAGCGTGGCACGCTCACGGCGGTGCGAATCCACGGCCGACGGGAGAAGCTGGACGCGGTTCGCGAGCATCTGTTCGCCTGCGATCTGTTCCCGGTCCTGCCGCCGATCTATTCCTGGCACCCGTTGCCGGAAAAGGCCGCCGGGACACTGCCCGTGGCCGACGGACTGCTGCACTTCCGGGAACAGGTCCACCCCGGCGGCAGCCTCGGGCTGCGATTTGAAACAGGCGGGAAGCGGTTCGTGTTTTGTACCGACACCGCGCCGGCGCCCGAGACGGCCGCGTTCGCCGCCGACGCGGACCTGTTCGTCCACGAATGCAACTTCCCCGACGGTTGGGAAGACCTCGCCACGCGCACCGGCCACAGCACGTTGTCGCCGGTGCTCGATCTGGCCCGCCATGCGCGGGCGCAGCGGACCCTGCTGGTGCACGTCAGCCCCGACGCCGCCGACCCCGCCGACCCGGTCGGGCTGGGGGAGGCGCACGATCCCCCGCCGGGCGCCGCCGTGGCGGTCGACGGCCTGCGGGTCACGCTGTGA
- the gnd gene encoding decarboxylating NADP(+)-dependent phosphogluconate dehydrogenase, whose translation MSEPQHDIALIGLAVMGQNLVLNMANHGHSVAVYNRTASTTEEFIASLPGEGVDKVHEGTVDRVKGYNDLGELCASLKSPRKVMIMVKAGPAVDAVIEAIKPHLDKGDVIIDGGNSYFVDTNRRYDELTKEGYLFVGAGVSGGEEGALKGPSIMPGGSKEAWPLVKPIMQDIAAKVGPNHDVPCCEWVGPAGSGHYVKMVHNGIEYGDMQLICESYFLMKEALGLSNDELYDVFASWNKGVLASYLIEITRDIFSAKDPETGEAMVDLILDVAKQKGTGKWMAQHALDLGVPTTLITEAVYARCLAAQKDERERAEKVLKGPDQTKFDGDRDAFIDAVGDALYASKLVSYAQGYVQMQAAAAEFGWDLAYGDIALMWRGGCIIRSVFLDDIKAAFDKNPQLENLLLDDFFKDAIDKSQSAWREVVQNGVRLGIPMPGFTAALSYYDGYRRSRLPANLLQAQRDYFGAHTYQRLDKPREETFHSEWLDLRKDPGEPAETPEKS comes from the coding sequence ATGTCCGAACCGCAACACGACATCGCCCTGATCGGCTTGGCCGTCATGGGGCAGAACCTCGTCCTCAACATGGCCAACCACGGCCATTCCGTCGCGGTTTACAACCGGACCGCCTCCACCACCGAGGAGTTCATCGCCAGCCTGCCGGGCGAGGGCGTCGACAAGGTGCACGAGGGCACCGTCGACCGGGTGAAGGGATACAACGACCTCGGCGAACTGTGCGCCAGCCTGAAGTCGCCCCGTAAGGTGATGATCATGGTGAAGGCCGGCCCGGCCGTGGACGCCGTGATCGAGGCGATCAAGCCGCACCTCGATAAGGGCGACGTGATCATCGACGGCGGGAACAGCTACTTCGTCGACACCAACCGCCGCTACGACGAACTGACCAAAGAGGGCTACCTGTTCGTCGGCGCCGGCGTCTCCGGCGGGGAAGAGGGTGCGTTGAAGGGCCCCAGCATCATGCCCGGCGGCTCCAAGGAGGCCTGGCCGCTGGTCAAGCCGATCATGCAGGACATCGCCGCCAAGGTCGGGCCGAACCACGACGTGCCCTGCTGCGAATGGGTCGGCCCCGCCGGCAGCGGGCACTACGTCAAGATGGTGCATAACGGCATCGAGTACGGCGACATGCAGCTGATCTGCGAGTCGTACTTCCTGATGAAGGAAGCCCTCGGCCTGTCCAACGACGAGCTCTACGACGTGTTCGCGTCGTGGAACAAGGGCGTGCTGGCCAGCTACCTGATCGAGATCACCCGCGACATCTTCAGCGCCAAGGACCCGGAAACGGGCGAGGCGATGGTCGACCTGATCCTGGATGTCGCCAAGCAGAAGGGCACCGGCAAGTGGATGGCCCAGCACGCGCTGGACCTCGGCGTGCCGACCACGCTGATCACCGAGGCCGTCTACGCCCGCTGCCTCGCCGCCCAGAAGGACGAACGGGAGCGGGCCGAGAAGGTGCTGAAAGGACCGGATCAGACGAAGTTCGACGGCGACCGCGACGCGTTTATCGACGCCGTCGGCGACGCGCTGTACGCCTCGAAGCTCGTCAGCTACGCCCAGGGCTACGTGCAGATGCAGGCCGCCGCCGCGGAGTTCGGCTGGGACCTCGCCTACGGCGACATCGCCCTGATGTGGCGGGGCGGGTGCATCATCCGCAGCGTGTTCCTCGACGACATCAAGGCCGCGTTCGACAAGAACCCGCAGCTCGAAAACCTGCTGCTGGACGACTTCTTCAAGGACGCCATCGACAAGTCGCAGTCCGCGTGGCGGGAAGTCGTGCAGAACGGCGTGAGACTCGGCATCCCGATGCCGGGCTTCACCGCGGCGCTGTCCTACTACGACGGCTACCGCCGCAGCCGGCTGCCCGCGAACCTGTTGCAGGCCCAGCGGGACTATTTCGGCGCCCACACCTACCAGCGCCTCGACAAGCCCCGGGAGGAGACGTTCCACTCGGAGTGGCTGGACCTCCGCAAAGATCCCGGCGAACCGGCCGAGACCCCGGAGAAAAGCTGA